AGTCGAAATCTTTCCGTCAGGCACTTTGCACGGCTGGTCCGAAGGCGTTGACTCGCTTCAAGGCGGTGTATCCGACATTAGCTGGATCAACGCAGATAATCGCCTGCCGTGTTACGCAGTGACCTCGCTTTATCCCGCCGAGGTCAGCCTCGAGGATCAAACCGGTCTAGATGCAGCCTATGCAGAACTGATCCGTGATGAGGCCGCAAATGCTGGTTTGGTTCCGATGATCAATTCGAACTATTCGTATGATCAAGAATGGTGGTTTGAAGACGGCATCGACGACATCGGTAATCTGGACGGCAAACTGGTGCGCTCTATCGGGCCATTGGTCAGCCTGATGATCGAAACATGGGGCGGCGAGCCGGTGTTTGTTGCACCCAAAGAGGTGTTTCAATCAGCCGAGCGTGGCGTTGTTGACGGGATCAACATGGGTGTCGCAACCTATAGCTCTTGGAAGCTGTGGAATGTGATGCCCTATATGGTCAATGCAAACCTGTTTTATGGCAACATTCAGTACATGATGAACAAGGACAAGTTTGATGCGCTGACCCCAGAAGAGCAGACAGCGCTTATGGCCGCGGCCGCCGAGACCGAAGTCTGGTTGCAGCCGCGCTATGAGGCATGGGTTGATCAGCAAGTCGGCAATGCGGTGATGCAAGGTGGCGGTGCTGCCGTATCGATCCCGGGCGAGCAACGCGCAAGCCTGATTGCTAGCGTCAAGCCAAAGTGGGACGAGACAGTCAACGAAGCCTGCGGTGTCGAGATGGCCGATAACATTCGGGCACTTCTGGCGAGCCACGCACCTTAAGCGTCACCTCCCTGTGGTGGCCACGGTAAACTGGCGGGGCCACCATTTCCCCTTTTAAAGATTGAGGTATGTCATGGCTGACGGTTTTGATCGCCTTATCAGCGGTGTGGAGCGACTGGTTGTTTGGCTCGCAGGTGCTGGTGCGGTAATTGTACTTGTCCAGATGCTTTGGATTTCTTACGGCGTTTTTGTCCGTTACGGGCTGGGCAAACCGGACCGGATGGTTACAGAGGCAACCGCGCTGTTGCTATTTCCCGTTGCATTCACCGGCCTGGCATTTGCCATGCGCGAGGATGCATTTCCCAAAGTGACAATGCTAACAGATCGGTTGCGGCCCGGTTTGCGGCGGTTTCTTGATATTGTGAACCACATCCTGATGTTGGGCGTCGGCAGTTTCTTTGCCTATGCCGGTGTCAGCGCGACCATCCGGGCATTCAACTCAGGTGTCGCCTCCGAGATATTGCACTGGCCGCGCTATTGGTTCTGGGCACCGGGTGCGTTCTCTCTTGTCGTCTTTTCAATTTACGTCGCGCTGCGCCTGATCCGTCTTCTGCGCAGACCTATCCCAACAGGAGAACTGTAATGGAATGGTATACTGTGGGCCTTGGCCTTTTGGGTCTTCTGATGCTCTTTATCACGATCGGCCTGCCAATTCCTTTTGCACTTGCGGCGGCGTCCTTGCCGTTTCTGTGGCAAATCCAAGGCTGGGACACCTCGATCGTTTCCGCCGAACTCAAGCTTTGGGGCGTGTGGATTGACTATATCCTGTTGGCCGTGCCGCTGTTTGTGTTTCTGGGTGAGTTGATTGGCAAGTCGAATATAGGACCGAACCTCTATCAATTCCTGCATCAAGGGGTGCGGATCAAAGGATCGGCCGCCTATGGGTCCATCGGTGCCAGTGCGGGATTTGGTGCAGTTTGCGGATCCTCCATGGTGGGCGCGCTGACAATCGGTGGCGTGGCCTTGCCCGAAATGCTGCGGTTGGGTTACGGGAAACGCCTGTCCAGTGGCGTCTTGGCAGCTGGCGGCACGCTATCGGTGCTGATCCCACCAAGCCTGATCCTACTGTTCTACGGTATTGTAACAGACCAAAGCATCGGAGACCTGTTCATTGCAGGGGTCGTCCCCGGTCTCATTCTGGTTTCTAGCTTTGTCGTCGTTGTCCTGATCTGGGGCATATTGAAACCCGAGGACATTCCAA
This sequence is a window from Henriciella sp. AS95. Protein-coding genes within it:
- the dctP gene encoding TRAP transporter substrate-binding protein DctP; amino-acid sequence: MTISMKSTTAIAVALATSVVAGTATAETTIRLSTYVNEADIRYEGFSHFADLVAEKTAGSVKVEIFPSGTLHGWSEGVDSLQGGVSDISWINADNRLPCYAVTSLYPAEVSLEDQTGLDAAYAELIRDEAANAGLVPMINSNYSYDQEWWFEDGIDDIGNLDGKLVRSIGPLVSLMIETWGGEPVFVAPKEVFQSAERGVVDGINMGVATYSSWKLWNVMPYMVNANLFYGNIQYMMNKDKFDALTPEEQTALMAAAAETEVWLQPRYEAWVDQQVGNAVMQGGGAAVSIPGEQRASLIASVKPKWDETVNEACGVEMADNIRALLASHAP
- a CDS encoding TRAP transporter small permease subunit, whose amino-acid sequence is MADGFDRLISGVERLVVWLAGAGAVIVLVQMLWISYGVFVRYGLGKPDRMVTEATALLLFPVAFTGLAFAMREDAFPKVTMLTDRLRPGLRRFLDIVNHILMLGVGSFFAYAGVSATIRAFNSGVASEILHWPRYWFWAPGAFSLVVFSIYVALRLIRLLRRPIPTGEL